A window of Lysobacter terrestris contains these coding sequences:
- a CDS encoding M13 family metallopeptidase — MKKPQVLLLSLAVTAALAGCGKKEEAASSPAPAATAEAAFTLDESKLPPVNRFAIGDLDATKDACTDFGGYVNGKWLAANAIPGDRSSWGAFEMLDERSQGVQRQLAEQAAAMSNATGVEKIVGDFYATGMDSAKINAQGIEPLKSRLDAIAALDSQDKIADYLRTSAAQGENVLFGFGPEADFKDSKNNIAYAAQGGLGLPDKGYYFDADKKEKLAAYEQHVAKVLELSGVAAADAAKQAKDVIAFETRLAKVSKSSEELSRDVSLYYNPVSPADADKLAPNFAWTKFFESQGVAVPKMFSLSIPAFHAEVSKMLADVPAAQWQSYLRFHTVDKASPFLSDAFVQENYEFYDKTLKGQKELKERGKRVLDTVENQAGEALGQMYVKVAFSPESKARMQELVKNLSEALKARIEKLDWMGDETKKKAMEKWASFTPKIGYPDKWRDWTGLATSRDSYIGNVLAANQFNYKWQLGKIGKPVDRTEWGMPPQMVNAYYNPLQNEIVFPAAILQPPFFDPNADDATNYGGIGAVIGHEMTHGYDDQGSRFGATGNFENWWSDADAKGFSSRTDKLINQFNGYEAAPGAHVNGKLTLGENIADLGGLATAYDAMKKATEGKDDPKTDGLTRDQRFFLNWGTVWRRNFTPEALKVRLATDPHAPANFRAIGAPSNLPAFAAAFSCKAGQPMVREGDKQVVIW; from the coding sequence GTGAAGAAGCCCCAAGTCCTGCTGTTGTCCCTCGCCGTCACCGCCGCCCTGGCGGGCTGCGGCAAGAAGGAAGAAGCCGCCTCCTCGCCGGCCCCGGCCGCCACCGCCGAAGCCGCGTTCACGCTGGACGAGAGCAAGCTGCCGCCGGTCAACCGCTTCGCGATCGGCGACCTGGACGCCACCAAGGACGCCTGCACGGACTTCGGCGGCTACGTCAACGGCAAGTGGCTCGCGGCCAATGCCATCCCGGGCGACCGCAGCTCGTGGGGTGCGTTCGAGATGCTCGACGAGCGCTCGCAGGGCGTGCAGCGCCAGCTGGCCGAGCAGGCCGCGGCGATGAGCAACGCCACTGGCGTGGAAAAGATCGTCGGTGACTTCTACGCCACCGGCATGGACTCGGCGAAGATCAACGCGCAGGGCATCGAACCGCTGAAGTCGCGTCTCGACGCCATCGCCGCGCTCGACAGCCAGGACAAGATCGCCGACTACCTGCGCACCAGCGCTGCGCAGGGCGAGAACGTGCTGTTCGGCTTCGGCCCGGAAGCGGACTTCAAGGATTCCAAGAACAACATCGCCTACGCCGCGCAGGGCGGCTTGGGCCTGCCCGACAAGGGCTACTACTTCGACGCCGACAAGAAGGAAAAGCTCGCGGCGTACGAGCAGCACGTGGCCAAGGTGCTCGAGCTGTCGGGCGTGGCCGCCGCCGATGCCGCCAAGCAGGCCAAGGACGTGATCGCGTTCGAGACCCGCCTGGCCAAGGTGTCGAAGTCGAGCGAGGAACTCTCGCGCGACGTCTCGCTGTACTACAACCCGGTCAGCCCGGCCGACGCCGACAAGCTGGCGCCGAACTTCGCGTGGACCAAGTTCTTCGAATCGCAGGGCGTCGCGGTGCCGAAGATGTTCTCGCTGTCGATCCCGGCTTTCCACGCCGAAGTCAGCAAGATGCTGGCCGACGTGCCGGCCGCGCAGTGGCAGAGCTACCTGCGCTTCCACACCGTCGACAAGGCCTCGCCGTTCCTGTCCGATGCCTTCGTGCAGGAGAACTACGAGTTCTACGACAAGACGCTGAAGGGCCAGAAGGAACTGAAGGAACGCGGCAAGCGCGTGCTCGACACGGTCGAGAACCAGGCCGGCGAAGCGCTGGGCCAGATGTACGTCAAGGTCGCCTTCTCGCCGGAATCCAAGGCGCGCATGCAGGAGCTGGTGAAGAACCTGTCCGAGGCGCTCAAGGCGCGCATCGAGAAGCTCGACTGGATGGGCGACGAGACCAAGAAGAAGGCCATGGAGAAGTGGGCCAGCTTCACCCCGAAGATCGGCTACCCGGACAAGTGGCGCGACTGGACCGGCCTGGCCACCTCGCGCGACAGCTACATCGGCAACGTGCTGGCGGCCAACCAGTTCAACTACAAGTGGCAGCTGGGCAAGATCGGCAAGCCGGTCGACCGCACCGAGTGGGGCATGCCGCCGCAGATGGTGAACGCCTACTACAACCCGCTGCAGAACGAGATCGTGTTCCCGGCCGCGATCCTGCAGCCGCCGTTCTTCGATCCCAACGCCGACGACGCCACCAACTACGGCGGCATCGGCGCGGTGATCGGCCACGAGATGACCCACGGTTACGACGACCAGGGCAGCCGCTTCGGTGCCACCGGCAACTTCGAGAACTGGTGGAGCGACGCCGACGCCAAGGGCTTCTCCAGCCGTACCGACAAGCTGATCAACCAGTTCAACGGTTACGAAGCCGCGCCGGGCGCGCACGTCAACGGCAAGCTGACCCTGGGCGAGAACATCGCCGACCTCGGCGGCCTGGCCACGGCCTATGACGCGATGAAGAAGGCGACGGAAGGCAAGGACGACCCGAAGACCGACGGCCTGACCCGCGACCAGCGCTTCTTCCTCAACTGGGGCACGGTGTGGCGCCGCAATTTCACCCCGGAAGCGCTGAAGGTGCGCCTCGCCACCGATCCGCACGCGCCGGCGAACTTCCGCGCGATCGGCGCGCCGTCGAACCTGCCGGCGTTCGCCGCGGCGTTCTCGTGCAAGGCGGGGCAGCCGATGGTGCGTGAAGGCGACAAGCAGGTGGTCATCTGGTGA
- a CDS encoding GNAT family N-acetyltransferase, producing MEITIRPGIEADAPAISGLIIGLSHFYIADPASPDAQDFLATLAPEAVSARITAPNFRHYVAMDDTQLCGFAAVRDGSHLYHLFVRSDLHGRGLARALWLRILADLEGVERFTVNSSLFAVPVYERLGFVATAAPQTDAVPAFVSMAYRRGS from the coding sequence ATGGAAATCACGATTCGCCCGGGAATTGAAGCGGACGCGCCTGCGATCAGCGGCCTGATCATCGGCCTTTCCCACTTCTACATTGCCGACCCGGCAAGCCCGGACGCGCAGGATTTCCTCGCCACACTTGCCCCGGAAGCGGTGTCAGCACGCATCACTGCGCCCAACTTCCGCCACTACGTCGCGATGGACGATACGCAGCTGTGCGGTTTCGCGGCGGTACGCGACGGCTCGCATCTGTATCACCTGTTTGTCCGTTCCGACCTGCATGGGCGGGGGCTGGCGCGTGCCTTGTGGCTGCGCATCCTGGCAGACCTTGAAGGCGTGGAGCGCTTCACGGTGAATTCCTCCCTGTTCGCGGTCCCGGTCTACGAGCGGCTGGGTTTCGTCGCCACGGCCGCGCCGCAAACCGATGCCGTCCCGGCCTTCGTCTCCATGGCCTATCGCCGGGGCAGCTGA
- a CDS encoding DUF7684 family protein: MPSTPTYIHLARGSTPPDLGARSPFRAVVIAEQAVPTDWQDEVSDWLVRSGCLFMMAWGYGCSSWDDSVDMANLRAFDYGDIPDDQFVMTSWHENESLSEVFSFAKHHADHGEVELQRTVLVHIAASSQEPSLLQVYNEA, from the coding sequence ATGCCAAGCACTCCCACTTACATACATCTCGCTCGCGGCTCAACCCCACCAGACTTGGGTGCCCGATCGCCATTCCGCGCCGTAGTAATAGCGGAGCAAGCCGTCCCGACGGACTGGCAAGATGAGGTGAGCGATTGGCTCGTCCGTTCCGGCTGCCTGTTTATGATGGCTTGGGGCTATGGCTGCAGCTCCTGGGACGATTCCGTAGATATGGCAAACCTTCGAGCTTTTGATTACGGCGACATCCCGGATGACCAATTTGTCATGACCTCATGGCACGAGAACGAATCACTATCCGAGGTCTTCTCTTTCGCAAAGCACCATGCTGATCACGGCGAGGTCGAGCTACAGCGGACGGTACTTGTGCATATTGCTGCTAGCTCCCAAGAGCCATCTCTGCTGCAGGTCTACAATGAGGCCTAA